In one window of Solanum pennellii chromosome 2, SPENNV200 DNA:
- the LOC107011481 gene encoding histone-lysine N-methyltransferase CLF-like isoform X7, whose protein sequence is MAGTSSIRIGQLTIDLPIGAAEGTTIEADEFLSVTESLKQQFASKRADYVKKRTEENAQKAYDLGELFLKLSTERKNHTVHGADSSIDLLSKRQQDVINMQTGIGSSNGDNDSNSSEDDGYASSEIRLGSSIAINSAVCPIILPQVERLPQYTTWVFLDRNQQMPVNQSVVGCRRIYYDKNSGEALICSDSEEELLEDEQEKKFVEYEDVMLRSTIQQIGLSDTVLELLGQFLSRKPSEVKARYEDLVKDKHECASKNENIQGTPDLFLDNDLDAALDSFDTLFCRRCFVFDCQSHGCSQDLIFPAEKQLPWCSPDVDKEPCCSNCYRLAIKKEHKAGSTPSQIANHGENHVQPSEIANNTEVPGREHLSRTSNSCESDFKDIGSCSLESQQPQCGRTSRREVSPVLGSKNYFQGEGFGCQYKEAASAKNGMNHDDTLRENEFGDENNCNQEIDGEKPWRPLEKALFEKGLEMFGRSSCLIARNLLNGLKTCWEVFQYMNNSENKLSLVSDGVNGIFQGSFKGDGHTIVGNQPRRKSRFLHRRGRVRRLKYTGKSAGYNALRKRISERKDKLRRHYNPCNCQVPCGNECPCIVNGTLCEKYCGCKSFKNCKNHFRGCFCVKGQCRSRQCPCFAVDRECDPDVCRNCWIRDCYSVDGSVSLLAENNNKGVFIQYLLLSCGDGTLDIPPQRGDSNDCENMKLLLKQRQRVLLGRSDVSGWGAFLKCWKARVPWGVYR, encoded by the exons ATGGCGGGCACTTCTTCAATTCGCATTGGTCAACTTACCATTGATCTTCCA ATTGGTGCAGCTGAAGGAACAACCATAGAAGCTGATGAATTCTTATCAGTAACCGAATCTTTGAAGCAACAATTTGCTTCTAAACGTGCTGATTATGTAAAG AAAAGGACAGAAGAGAATGCACAAAAGGCGTATGATTTGGGGGAATTGTTTTTAAAGTTGTCAACAGAGAGAAAAAATCATACAGTTCATGGTGCGGATAGTAGCATTGATCTTCTGTCTAAGAGACAGCAGGATGTAATTAATATGCAAACTGGGATTGGTTCCAGCAATGGAGATAATGATAGCAATAGTTCTGAAGATGATGGATATGCCTCTTCTGAAATTCGTCTAGGATCTAGCATTGCCATCAATAGTGCTGTATGTCCCATTATACTTCCTCAAGTGGAAAGACTGCCTCAATATACTACATGGGTATTTTTGGATAG AAATCAGCAGATGCCCGTGAATCAATCAGTGGTTGGTTGTAGAAGAATTTATTATGACAAGAATAGTGGAGAAGCTCTAATTTGCAGTGATAGCGAGGAAGAATTACTTGAAGACGAACAAGAAAAGAAGTTTGTGGAGTACGAAGATGTTATGCTGCG TTCAACTATCCAACAAATTGGCCTGTCTGATACAGTGTTAGAATTGCTAGGGCAGTTCTTGTCTAGAAAACCCAGTGAAGTCAAG GCAAGATATGAAGATCTTGTTAAGGACAAACATGAATGCGCCTCAAAGAACGAGAACATCCAAGGGACTCCAGATTTGTTTCTTGACAACGATCTTGATGCTGCTCTAGATTCTTTTGACACCTTATTTTGTCGTCGATGCTTT GTTTTTGATTGTCAATCACATGGATGTTCGCAGGATCTGATTTTTCCG GCTGAAAAACAATTGCCATGGTGCTCTCCCGACGTGGATAAGGAGCCCTGTTGTTCAAATTGCTATCGCCTG GCCATCAAGAAGGAACACAAAGCTGGATCGACCCCCTCTCAGATTGCTAATCATGGAGAAAACCATGTCCAACCATCTGAAATTGCTAATAATACTGAGGTGCCTGGTAGGGAGCATCTATCAAGGACATCAAATTCTTGCGAAAGCGATTTCAAAGATATTGGTTCATGTTCGCTAGAATCACAACAACCTCAGTGTGGTAGAACTTCTAGGAGGGAAGTCTCTCCAGTATTGGGCagtaaaaattatttccaaGGTGAGGGTTTTGGTTGCCAATATAAAGAGGCTGCCAGTGCAAAAAATGGGATGAATCATGACGACACATTGAGGGAGAATGAGTTTGGGGATGAGAATAACTGCAATCAAGAAATAGATGGTGAGAAACCATGGAGACCACTTGAAAAGGCTCTATTTGAAAAAGGTCTGGAAATGTTTGGCCGGAGCAG CTGTTTGATTGCTCGAAATCTGCTGAATGGTTTAAAAACTTGTTGGGAGGTGTTCCAGTATATGAACAATTCCGAGAATAAGCTATCACTAGTAAGTGATGGGGTGAATGGAATATTTCAAGGCTCTTTTAAGGGTGATGGCCATACTATCGTG GGTAATCAACCACGGAGAAAATCTAGATTCTTACATAGAAGAGGTAGAGTTCGTCGCTTAAAATACACAGGGAAATCAGCTGGATATAATGCACTTAGGAAAAGAATATCTGAGAGGAAAGACAAGCTTCGCCGTCACTATAATCCATGTAATTGTCAAGTACCTTGTGGAAATGAGTGTCCTTGTATCGTAAATGGGACCCTCTGTGAAAAATATTGCGG ATGCAAAAGTTTCAAGAATTGCAAGAATCACTTTCGTGGTTGTTTTTGCGTAAAAGGTCAGTGTAGAAGCAGACAATGCCCTTGCTTTGCTGTTGACAGGGAATGCGATCCTGATGTTTGCCGAAATTGTTGGATCAG GGACTGCTATTCGGTGGATGGTAGTGTGAGCTTGTTAGCTGAGAATAATAATAAAGGGGTCTTTatacaatatctacttttaaG CTGTGGTGATGGGACTCTCGATATTCCTCCACAAAGAGGTGACAGTAATGACTGCGAGAACATGAAGCTTCTTCTCAAACAACGTCAAAGG GTTCTTCTTGGACGGTCTGATGTGTCTGGATGGGGTGCTTTCTTGAAG TGTTGGAAAGCACGAGTACCTTGGGGAGTATACCGGTGA
- the LOC107011481 gene encoding histone-lysine N-methyltransferase CLF-like isoform X4, with product MAGTSSIRIGQLTIDLPIGAAEGTTIEADEFLSVTESLKQQFASKRADYVKKRTEENAQKAYDLGELFLKLSTERKNHTVHGADSSIDLLSKRQQDVINMQTGIGSSNGDNDSNSSEDDGYASSEIRLGSSIAINSAVCPIILPQVERLPQYTTWVFLDRNQQMPVNQSVVGCRRIYYDKNSGEALICSDSEEELLEDEQEKKFVEYEDVMLRSTIQQIGLSDTVLELLGQFLSRKPSEVKARYEDLVKDKHECASKNENIQGTPDLFLDNDLDAALDSFDTLFCRRCFVFDCQSHGCSQDLIFPAEKQLPWCSPDVDKEPCCSNCYRLAIKKEHKAGSTPSQIANHGENHVQPSEIANNTEVPGREHLSRTSNSCESDFKDIGSCSLESQQPQCGRTSRREVSPVLGSKNYFQGEGFGCQYKEAASAKNGMNHDDTLRENEFGDENNCNQEIDGEKPWRPLEKALFEKGLEMFGRSSCLIARNLLNGLKTCWEVFQYMNNSENKLSLVSDGVNGIFQGSFKGDGHTIVGNQPRRKSRFLHRRGRVRRLKYTGKSAGYNALRKRISERKDKLRRHYNPCNCQVPCGNECPCIVNGTLCEKYCGCKSFKNCKNHFRGCFCVKGQCRSRQCPCFAVDRECDPDVCRNCWIRDCYSVDGSVSLLAENNNKGVFIQYLLLSCGDGTLDIPPQRGDSNDCENMKLLLKQRQRVLLGRSDVSGWGAFLKNSVGKHEYLGEYTGEIISHHEADRRGKIYDLINSSFLFNLDDQCVLDAYRKGDKLKFANHSPDPNCYPKVIMAGGDHKVGIFAKQRICAGEELFYDYCYAPDTPHVWARKPEAPTTRKFFLEDLMCLAGVIS from the exons ATGGCGGGCACTTCTTCAATTCGCATTGGTCAACTTACCATTGATCTTCCA ATTGGTGCAGCTGAAGGAACAACCATAGAAGCTGATGAATTCTTATCAGTAACCGAATCTTTGAAGCAACAATTTGCTTCTAAACGTGCTGATTATGTAAAG AAAAGGACAGAAGAGAATGCACAAAAGGCGTATGATTTGGGGGAATTGTTTTTAAAGTTGTCAACAGAGAGAAAAAATCATACAGTTCATGGTGCGGATAGTAGCATTGATCTTCTGTCTAAGAGACAGCAGGATGTAATTAATATGCAAACTGGGATTGGTTCCAGCAATGGAGATAATGATAGCAATAGTTCTGAAGATGATGGATATGCCTCTTCTGAAATTCGTCTAGGATCTAGCATTGCCATCAATAGTGCTGTATGTCCCATTATACTTCCTCAAGTGGAAAGACTGCCTCAATATACTACATGGGTATTTTTGGATAG AAATCAGCAGATGCCCGTGAATCAATCAGTGGTTGGTTGTAGAAGAATTTATTATGACAAGAATAGTGGAGAAGCTCTAATTTGCAGTGATAGCGAGGAAGAATTACTTGAAGACGAACAAGAAAAGAAGTTTGTGGAGTACGAAGATGTTATGCTGCG TTCAACTATCCAACAAATTGGCCTGTCTGATACAGTGTTAGAATTGCTAGGGCAGTTCTTGTCTAGAAAACCCAGTGAAGTCAAG GCAAGATATGAAGATCTTGTTAAGGACAAACATGAATGCGCCTCAAAGAACGAGAACATCCAAGGGACTCCAGATTTGTTTCTTGACAACGATCTTGATGCTGCTCTAGATTCTTTTGACACCTTATTTTGTCGTCGATGCTTT GTTTTTGATTGTCAATCACATGGATGTTCGCAGGATCTGATTTTTCCG GCTGAAAAACAATTGCCATGGTGCTCTCCCGACGTGGATAAGGAGCCCTGTTGTTCAAATTGCTATCGCCTG GCCATCAAGAAGGAACACAAAGCTGGATCGACCCCCTCTCAGATTGCTAATCATGGAGAAAACCATGTCCAACCATCTGAAATTGCTAATAATACTGAGGTGCCTGGTAGGGAGCATCTATCAAGGACATCAAATTCTTGCGAAAGCGATTTCAAAGATATTGGTTCATGTTCGCTAGAATCACAACAACCTCAGTGTGGTAGAACTTCTAGGAGGGAAGTCTCTCCAGTATTGGGCagtaaaaattatttccaaGGTGAGGGTTTTGGTTGCCAATATAAAGAGGCTGCCAGTGCAAAAAATGGGATGAATCATGACGACACATTGAGGGAGAATGAGTTTGGGGATGAGAATAACTGCAATCAAGAAATAGATGGTGAGAAACCATGGAGACCACTTGAAAAGGCTCTATTTGAAAAAGGTCTGGAAATGTTTGGCCGGAGCAG CTGTTTGATTGCTCGAAATCTGCTGAATGGTTTAAAAACTTGTTGGGAGGTGTTCCAGTATATGAACAATTCCGAGAATAAGCTATCACTAGTAAGTGATGGGGTGAATGGAATATTTCAAGGCTCTTTTAAGGGTGATGGCCATACTATCGTG GGTAATCAACCACGGAGAAAATCTAGATTCTTACATAGAAGAGGTAGAGTTCGTCGCTTAAAATACACAGGGAAATCAGCTGGATATAATGCACTTAGGAAAAGAATATCTGAGAGGAAAGACAAGCTTCGCCGTCACTATAATCCATGTAATTGTCAAGTACCTTGTGGAAATGAGTGTCCTTGTATCGTAAATGGGACCCTCTGTGAAAAATATTGCGG ATGCAAAAGTTTCAAGAATTGCAAGAATCACTTTCGTGGTTGTTTTTGCGTAAAAGGTCAGTGTAGAAGCAGACAATGCCCTTGCTTTGCTGTTGACAGGGAATGCGATCCTGATGTTTGCCGAAATTGTTGGATCAG GGACTGCTATTCGGTGGATGGTAGTGTGAGCTTGTTAGCTGAGAATAATAATAAAGGGGTCTTTatacaatatctacttttaaG CTGTGGTGATGGGACTCTCGATATTCCTCCACAAAGAGGTGACAGTAATGACTGCGAGAACATGAAGCTTCTTCTCAAACAACGTCAAAGG GTTCTTCTTGGACGGTCTGATGTGTCTGGATGGGGTGCTTTCTTGAAG AATAGTGTTGGAAAGCACGAGTACCTTGGGGAGTATACCGGTGAAATAATCTCACACCATGAAGCTGATAGGCGTGGAAAGATTTATGATCTTATAAATTCTTCATTTCTCTTCAATTTGGATGACCAG TGTGTGCTTGATGCTTATCGGAAAGGTGACAAGTTGAAGTTCGCAAACCATTCTCCTGATCCAAATTGCTACCCCAAG GTTATTATGGCGGGTGGAGATCACAAAGTTGGTATATTTGCCAAACAAAGAATTTGTGCAGGAGAGGAACTCTTCTATGATTATTGTTATGCGCCAGATACACCACATGTCTGGGCAAGGAAGCCCGAGGCACCCACTACAAGAAA GTTCTTCTTGGAAGATCTGATGTGTCTGGCTGGGGTGATTTCTT AA
- the LOC107011481 gene encoding histone-lysine N-methyltransferase CLF-like isoform X1 — protein sequence MAGTSSIRIGQLTIDLPIGAAEGTTIEADEFLSVTESLKQQFASKRADYVKKRTEENAQKAYDLGELFLKLSTERKNHTVHGADSSIDLLSKRQQDVINMQTGIGSSNGDNDSNSSEDDGYASSEIRLGSSIAINSAVCPIILPQVERLPQYTTWVFLDRNQQMPVNQSVVGCRRIYYDKNSGEALICSDSEEELLEDEQEKKFVEYEDVMLRSTIQQIGLSDTVLELLGQFLSRKPSEVKARYEDLVKDKHECASKNENIQGTPDLFLDNDLDAALDSFDTLFCRRCFVFDCQSHGCSQDLIFPAEKQLPWCSPDVDKEPCCSNCYRLAIKKEHKAGSTPSQIANHGENHVQPSEIANNTEVPGREHLSRTSNSCESDFKDIGSCSLESQQPQCGRTSRREVSPVLGSKNYFQGEGFGCQYKEAASAKNGMNHDDTLRENEFGDENNCNQEIDGEKPWRPLEKALFEKGLEMFGRSSCLIARNLLNGLKTCWEVFQYMNNSENKLSLVSDGVNGIFQGSFKGDGHTIVGNQPRRKSRFLHRRGRVRRLKYTGKSAGYNALRKRISERKDKLRRHYNPCNCQVPCGNECPCIVNGTLCEKYCGCKSFKNCKNHFRGCFCVKGQCRSRQCPCFAVDRECDPDVCRNCWIRDCYSVDGSVSLLAENNNKGVFIQYLLLSCGDGTLDIPPQRGDSNDCENMKLLLKQRQRVLLGRSDVSGWGAFLKNSVGKHEYLGEYTGEIISHHEADRRGKIYDLINSSFLFNLDDQCVLDAYRKGDKLKFANHSPDPNCYPKVIMAGGDHKVGIFAKQRICAGEELFYDYCYAPDTPHVWARKPEAPTTRKFFLEDLMCLAGVISCRMVMESMRTLGSILVK from the exons ATGGCGGGCACTTCTTCAATTCGCATTGGTCAACTTACCATTGATCTTCCA ATTGGTGCAGCTGAAGGAACAACCATAGAAGCTGATGAATTCTTATCAGTAACCGAATCTTTGAAGCAACAATTTGCTTCTAAACGTGCTGATTATGTAAAG AAAAGGACAGAAGAGAATGCACAAAAGGCGTATGATTTGGGGGAATTGTTTTTAAAGTTGTCAACAGAGAGAAAAAATCATACAGTTCATGGTGCGGATAGTAGCATTGATCTTCTGTCTAAGAGACAGCAGGATGTAATTAATATGCAAACTGGGATTGGTTCCAGCAATGGAGATAATGATAGCAATAGTTCTGAAGATGATGGATATGCCTCTTCTGAAATTCGTCTAGGATCTAGCATTGCCATCAATAGTGCTGTATGTCCCATTATACTTCCTCAAGTGGAAAGACTGCCTCAATATACTACATGGGTATTTTTGGATAG AAATCAGCAGATGCCCGTGAATCAATCAGTGGTTGGTTGTAGAAGAATTTATTATGACAAGAATAGTGGAGAAGCTCTAATTTGCAGTGATAGCGAGGAAGAATTACTTGAAGACGAACAAGAAAAGAAGTTTGTGGAGTACGAAGATGTTATGCTGCG TTCAACTATCCAACAAATTGGCCTGTCTGATACAGTGTTAGAATTGCTAGGGCAGTTCTTGTCTAGAAAACCCAGTGAAGTCAAG GCAAGATATGAAGATCTTGTTAAGGACAAACATGAATGCGCCTCAAAGAACGAGAACATCCAAGGGACTCCAGATTTGTTTCTTGACAACGATCTTGATGCTGCTCTAGATTCTTTTGACACCTTATTTTGTCGTCGATGCTTT GTTTTTGATTGTCAATCACATGGATGTTCGCAGGATCTGATTTTTCCG GCTGAAAAACAATTGCCATGGTGCTCTCCCGACGTGGATAAGGAGCCCTGTTGTTCAAATTGCTATCGCCTG GCCATCAAGAAGGAACACAAAGCTGGATCGACCCCCTCTCAGATTGCTAATCATGGAGAAAACCATGTCCAACCATCTGAAATTGCTAATAATACTGAGGTGCCTGGTAGGGAGCATCTATCAAGGACATCAAATTCTTGCGAAAGCGATTTCAAAGATATTGGTTCATGTTCGCTAGAATCACAACAACCTCAGTGTGGTAGAACTTCTAGGAGGGAAGTCTCTCCAGTATTGGGCagtaaaaattatttccaaGGTGAGGGTTTTGGTTGCCAATATAAAGAGGCTGCCAGTGCAAAAAATGGGATGAATCATGACGACACATTGAGGGAGAATGAGTTTGGGGATGAGAATAACTGCAATCAAGAAATAGATGGTGAGAAACCATGGAGACCACTTGAAAAGGCTCTATTTGAAAAAGGTCTGGAAATGTTTGGCCGGAGCAG CTGTTTGATTGCTCGAAATCTGCTGAATGGTTTAAAAACTTGTTGGGAGGTGTTCCAGTATATGAACAATTCCGAGAATAAGCTATCACTAGTAAGTGATGGGGTGAATGGAATATTTCAAGGCTCTTTTAAGGGTGATGGCCATACTATCGTG GGTAATCAACCACGGAGAAAATCTAGATTCTTACATAGAAGAGGTAGAGTTCGTCGCTTAAAATACACAGGGAAATCAGCTGGATATAATGCACTTAGGAAAAGAATATCTGAGAGGAAAGACAAGCTTCGCCGTCACTATAATCCATGTAATTGTCAAGTACCTTGTGGAAATGAGTGTCCTTGTATCGTAAATGGGACCCTCTGTGAAAAATATTGCGG ATGCAAAAGTTTCAAGAATTGCAAGAATCACTTTCGTGGTTGTTTTTGCGTAAAAGGTCAGTGTAGAAGCAGACAATGCCCTTGCTTTGCTGTTGACAGGGAATGCGATCCTGATGTTTGCCGAAATTGTTGGATCAG GGACTGCTATTCGGTGGATGGTAGTGTGAGCTTGTTAGCTGAGAATAATAATAAAGGGGTCTTTatacaatatctacttttaaG CTGTGGTGATGGGACTCTCGATATTCCTCCACAAAGAGGTGACAGTAATGACTGCGAGAACATGAAGCTTCTTCTCAAACAACGTCAAAGG GTTCTTCTTGGACGGTCTGATGTGTCTGGATGGGGTGCTTTCTTGAAG AATAGTGTTGGAAAGCACGAGTACCTTGGGGAGTATACCGGTGAAATAATCTCACACCATGAAGCTGATAGGCGTGGAAAGATTTATGATCTTATAAATTCTTCATTTCTCTTCAATTTGGATGACCAG TGTGTGCTTGATGCTTATCGGAAAGGTGACAAGTTGAAGTTCGCAAACCATTCTCCTGATCCAAATTGCTACCCCAAG GTTATTATGGCGGGTGGAGATCACAAAGTTGGTATATTTGCCAAACAAAGAATTTGTGCAGGAGAGGAACTCTTCTATGATTATTGTTATGCGCCAGATACACCACATGTCTGGGCAAGGAAGCCCGAGGCACCCACTACAAGAAA GTTCTTCTTGGAAGATCTGATGTGTCTGGCTGGGGTGATTTCTTGTAG AATGGTGATGGAAAGCATGAGAACCTTGGGGAGCATACTGGTGAAATAA
- the LOC107011481 gene encoding histone-lysine N-methyltransferase CLF-like isoform X5: protein MAGTSSIRIGQLTIDLPIGAAEGTTIEADEFLSVTESLKQQFASKRADYVKKRTEENAQKAYDLGELFLKLSTERKNHTVHGADSSIDLLSKRQQDVINMQTGIGSSNGDNDSNSSEDDGYASSEIRLGSSIAINSAVCPIILPQVERLPQYTTWVFLDRNQQMPVNQSVVGCRRIYYDKNSGEALICSDSEEELLEDEQEKKFVEYEDVMLRSTIQQIGLSDTVLELLGQFLSRKPSEVKARYEDLVKDKHECASKNENIQGTPDLFLDNDLDAALDSFDTLFCRRCFVFDCQSHGCSQDLIFPAEKQLPWCSPDVDKEPCCSNCYRLAIKKEHKAGSTPSQIANHGENHVQPSEIANNTEVPGREHLSRTSNSCESDFKDIGSCSLESQQPQCGRTSRREVSPVLGSKNYFQGEGFGCQYKEAASAKNGMNHDDTLRENEFGDENNCNQEIDGEKPWRPLEKALFEKGLEMFGRSSCLIARNLLNGLKTCWEVFQYMNNSENKLSLVSDGVNGIFQGSFKGDGHTIVGNQPRRKSRFLHRRGRVRRLKYTGKSAGYNALRKRISERKDKLRRHYNPCNCQVPCGNECPCIVNGTLCEKYCGCKSFKNCKNHFRGCFCVKGQCRSRQCPCFAVDRECDPDVCRNCWISCGDGTLDIPPQRGDSNDCENMKLLLKQRQRVLLGRSDVSGWGAFLKNSVGKHEYLGEYTGEIISHHEADRRGKIYDLINSSFLFNLDDQCVLDAYRKGDKLKFANHSPDPNCYPKVIMAGGDHKVGIFAKQRICAGEELFYDYCYAPDTPHVWARKPEAPTTRKFFLEDLMCLAGVISCRMVMESMRTLGSILVK from the exons ATGGCGGGCACTTCTTCAATTCGCATTGGTCAACTTACCATTGATCTTCCA ATTGGTGCAGCTGAAGGAACAACCATAGAAGCTGATGAATTCTTATCAGTAACCGAATCTTTGAAGCAACAATTTGCTTCTAAACGTGCTGATTATGTAAAG AAAAGGACAGAAGAGAATGCACAAAAGGCGTATGATTTGGGGGAATTGTTTTTAAAGTTGTCAACAGAGAGAAAAAATCATACAGTTCATGGTGCGGATAGTAGCATTGATCTTCTGTCTAAGAGACAGCAGGATGTAATTAATATGCAAACTGGGATTGGTTCCAGCAATGGAGATAATGATAGCAATAGTTCTGAAGATGATGGATATGCCTCTTCTGAAATTCGTCTAGGATCTAGCATTGCCATCAATAGTGCTGTATGTCCCATTATACTTCCTCAAGTGGAAAGACTGCCTCAATATACTACATGGGTATTTTTGGATAG AAATCAGCAGATGCCCGTGAATCAATCAGTGGTTGGTTGTAGAAGAATTTATTATGACAAGAATAGTGGAGAAGCTCTAATTTGCAGTGATAGCGAGGAAGAATTACTTGAAGACGAACAAGAAAAGAAGTTTGTGGAGTACGAAGATGTTATGCTGCG TTCAACTATCCAACAAATTGGCCTGTCTGATACAGTGTTAGAATTGCTAGGGCAGTTCTTGTCTAGAAAACCCAGTGAAGTCAAG GCAAGATATGAAGATCTTGTTAAGGACAAACATGAATGCGCCTCAAAGAACGAGAACATCCAAGGGACTCCAGATTTGTTTCTTGACAACGATCTTGATGCTGCTCTAGATTCTTTTGACACCTTATTTTGTCGTCGATGCTTT GTTTTTGATTGTCAATCACATGGATGTTCGCAGGATCTGATTTTTCCG GCTGAAAAACAATTGCCATGGTGCTCTCCCGACGTGGATAAGGAGCCCTGTTGTTCAAATTGCTATCGCCTG GCCATCAAGAAGGAACACAAAGCTGGATCGACCCCCTCTCAGATTGCTAATCATGGAGAAAACCATGTCCAACCATCTGAAATTGCTAATAATACTGAGGTGCCTGGTAGGGAGCATCTATCAAGGACATCAAATTCTTGCGAAAGCGATTTCAAAGATATTGGTTCATGTTCGCTAGAATCACAACAACCTCAGTGTGGTAGAACTTCTAGGAGGGAAGTCTCTCCAGTATTGGGCagtaaaaattatttccaaGGTGAGGGTTTTGGTTGCCAATATAAAGAGGCTGCCAGTGCAAAAAATGGGATGAATCATGACGACACATTGAGGGAGAATGAGTTTGGGGATGAGAATAACTGCAATCAAGAAATAGATGGTGAGAAACCATGGAGACCACTTGAAAAGGCTCTATTTGAAAAAGGTCTGGAAATGTTTGGCCGGAGCAG CTGTTTGATTGCTCGAAATCTGCTGAATGGTTTAAAAACTTGTTGGGAGGTGTTCCAGTATATGAACAATTCCGAGAATAAGCTATCACTAGTAAGTGATGGGGTGAATGGAATATTTCAAGGCTCTTTTAAGGGTGATGGCCATACTATCGTG GGTAATCAACCACGGAGAAAATCTAGATTCTTACATAGAAGAGGTAGAGTTCGTCGCTTAAAATACACAGGGAAATCAGCTGGATATAATGCACTTAGGAAAAGAATATCTGAGAGGAAAGACAAGCTTCGCCGTCACTATAATCCATGTAATTGTCAAGTACCTTGTGGAAATGAGTGTCCTTGTATCGTAAATGGGACCCTCTGTGAAAAATATTGCGG ATGCAAAAGTTTCAAGAATTGCAAGAATCACTTTCGTGGTTGTTTTTGCGTAAAAGGTCAGTGTAGAAGCAGACAATGCCCTTGCTTTGCTGTTGACAGGGAATGCGATCCTGATGTTTGCCGAAATTGTTGGATCAG CTGTGGTGATGGGACTCTCGATATTCCTCCACAAAGAGGTGACAGTAATGACTGCGAGAACATGAAGCTTCTTCTCAAACAACGTCAAAGG GTTCTTCTTGGACGGTCTGATGTGTCTGGATGGGGTGCTTTCTTGAAG AATAGTGTTGGAAAGCACGAGTACCTTGGGGAGTATACCGGTGAAATAATCTCACACCATGAAGCTGATAGGCGTGGAAAGATTTATGATCTTATAAATTCTTCATTTCTCTTCAATTTGGATGACCAG TGTGTGCTTGATGCTTATCGGAAAGGTGACAAGTTGAAGTTCGCAAACCATTCTCCTGATCCAAATTGCTACCCCAAG GTTATTATGGCGGGTGGAGATCACAAAGTTGGTATATTTGCCAAACAAAGAATTTGTGCAGGAGAGGAACTCTTCTATGATTATTGTTATGCGCCAGATACACCACATGTCTGGGCAAGGAAGCCCGAGGCACCCACTACAAGAAA GTTCTTCTTGGAAGATCTGATGTGTCTGGCTGGGGTGATTTCTTGTAG AATGGTGATGGAAAGCATGAGAACCTTGGGGAGCATACTGGTGAAATAA